The following are from one region of the Bradyrhizobium septentrionale genome:
- a CDS encoding PrkA family serine protein kinase: protein MYNDSLFNAFARSFEARSQTDMSMAEYLESCRSDPMRYANAAERLLAAIGEPQMIDTAKDPRLGRIFLNRTIRSYPAFAGFYGMEDTIERLVGFFRHAAQGLEERKQILYLLGPVGGGKSSLAERIKALMEIHPIYVLKAGDELSPVFESPLGLFDPETLGPMIEEKYGIPRRRLSGLMSPWAYKRLEAFGGDISQFRVARIQPSRLRQIAVAKTEPGDENNQDISSLVGKVDIRKLETYAQNDPDAYSYSGGLNRANQGVLEFVEMFKAPIKMLHPLLTATQEGNYIGTENIGAIPFTGIILAHSNEAEWQSFKTNKNNEAFIDRICVIKVPYVLRVTEEQKIYEKLIQGSELAAAPCAPATLETMARFSVMSRLRKHENSTLFGKMRVYDGESLKESDPKARSVQEYKDAAGVDEGMDGVSTRFAFKVLASTFNHDTTEVGADAVHLMYVLEQAIRREQLPDETEKRYLEFIKADLAPRYAEFIGNEIQKAYLESYADYGQNLFDRYVDYADAWIEDQDFKDPDTGQLMNRELLNQELTKIEKPAGIANPKDFRNEVVKFSLRSRAHNNGKNPSWTSYEKVRDVIEKRIFSQVEDLLPVISFGSKKDGETEKKHGEFVERMVERGYTERQVRRLVEWYMRVKQAG, encoded by the coding sequence ATGTACAACGATTCTTTGTTCAACGCCTTCGCAAGGTCGTTTGAAGCGCGAAGCCAGACCGACATGTCGATGGCCGAGTATCTGGAGTCGTGTCGAAGCGATCCGATGCGATATGCCAATGCGGCCGAGCGGTTATTAGCGGCGATCGGTGAGCCTCAGATGATCGACACGGCCAAGGACCCACGCCTTGGCCGTATCTTTTTGAACCGTACGATCAGATCGTATCCAGCCTTCGCCGGCTTCTACGGCATGGAGGACACGATCGAGCGCCTGGTCGGCTTCTTCCGCCACGCCGCGCAGGGTCTCGAGGAGCGCAAGCAGATCCTCTATCTGCTCGGGCCGGTCGGCGGCGGCAAGTCATCGCTTGCCGAGCGCATCAAGGCGCTGATGGAAATTCATCCGATCTACGTGCTGAAGGCGGGTGACGAACTGTCACCGGTGTTCGAGAGCCCGCTCGGGCTGTTTGATCCCGAGACGCTTGGCCCGATGATCGAGGAGAAGTACGGCATTCCGCGCCGTCGGCTGAGCGGGCTGATGTCGCCCTGGGCCTACAAGCGGCTCGAAGCCTTCGGCGGCGACATCTCGCAATTCCGCGTCGCGCGCATCCAGCCCTCCCGGCTGCGCCAGATCGCGGTTGCCAAGACCGAGCCCGGTGACGAGAACAACCAGGACATCTCCTCGCTGGTCGGCAAGGTCGACATCCGCAAGCTCGAGACCTACGCCCAGAACGATCCCGACGCCTACAGCTATTCCGGCGGCCTCAACCGCGCCAACCAGGGCGTGCTCGAGTTCGTCGAAATGTTCAAGGCGCCGATCAAGATGCTGCACCCACTGCTGACCGCGACGCAGGAGGGCAACTACATCGGCACCGAGAACATCGGCGCGATCCCGTTCACCGGCATCATCCTCGCGCACTCCAACGAGGCGGAGTGGCAGAGCTTCAAGACCAACAAGAACAACGAGGCCTTCATCGACCGCATCTGCGTCATCAAGGTTCCGTACGTCCTGCGGGTGACCGAAGAGCAGAAGATCTACGAGAAGCTGATCCAGGGCTCCGAGCTTGCCGCCGCGCCATGTGCTCCGGCGACGCTGGAGACGATGGCACGCTTCTCGGTGATGTCGCGGCTGCGCAAGCACGAGAACTCGACGCTGTTCGGCAAGATGCGGGTCTATGACGGCGAGAGCCTCAAGGAATCCGATCCGAAGGCGCGCAGCGTGCAGGAGTACAAGGACGCGGCCGGCGTCGACGAGGGCATGGACGGCGTCTCCACCCGCTTTGCCTTCAAGGTGCTGGCCTCGACCTTCAACCACGACACCACCGAAGTCGGCGCCGATGCGGTGCATCTGATGTATGTGCTGGAGCAGGCGATCCGCCGCGAGCAGCTGCCTGACGAGACCGAGAAGCGCTATCTCGAATTCATCAAGGCCGATCTTGCGCCGCGCTACGCCGAGTTCATCGGCAACGAGATCCAGAAGGCCTATCTGGAATCCTACGCCGACTACGGCCAGAACCTGTTCGACCGTTACGTCGACTACGCCGATGCCTGGATCGAGGATCAGGACTTCAAGGATCCCGACACCGGTCAGCTGATGAACCGCGAGCTGTTGAACCAGGAGTTGACCAAGATCGAGAAGCCGGCCGGCATCGCCAACCCGAAGGACTTCCGCAACGAGGTCGTCAAGTTCTCGCTGCGCTCGCGGGCACACAACAATGGCAAGAACCCGAGCTGGACCTCCTACGAAAAGGTTCGCGACGTGATCGAGAAGCGGATATTCTCGCAGGTCGAGGATCTGCTTCCGGTCATCTCGTTCGGTTCGAAGAAGGACGGCGAGACCGAGAAGAAGCACGGCGAGTTCGTCGAGCGGATGGTGGAGCGCGGCTATACCGAGCGCCAGGTCCGCAGGCTCGTCGAGTGGTACATGCGGGTGAAGCAGGCCGGCTAG
- a CDS encoding DsrE family protein — protein sequence MHRRSILWGTLSAIGAAFAASRATAATEAPPQKLKVVYHLDDLDKVNFVIGNIQNHLDGVGGRDNVTIALVVHGRALKAFHSAAANPDLAKRVGQFTRSGIELAACRNTMKSQNIGLKDLLPGFVAAERGGVVRLAELQSQGYLYLRP from the coding sequence ATGCACCGACGCAGCATCCTGTGGGGCACCCTCTCGGCGATCGGCGCCGCCTTCGCGGCGTCACGGGCGACCGCCGCCACCGAGGCACCGCCGCAGAAGCTGAAGGTGGTCTATCACCTCGATGACCTCGACAAGGTCAATTTCGTGATCGGCAACATCCAGAACCATCTCGACGGCGTCGGCGGCCGGGACAATGTGACGATCGCGCTCGTGGTGCACGGCCGGGCGCTGAAGGCGTTTCATTCGGCCGCAGCCAACCCAGACCTGGCAAAGCGTGTCGGGCAGTTCACGAGGTCCGGAATTGAACTCGCCGCCTGCCGCAACACCATGAAATCACAGAACATCGGCCTGAAGGACCTGCTCCCGGGCTTCGTTGCCGCCGAGCGCGGCGGCGTGGTCCGCCTCGCCGAGCTGCAATCCCAAGGCTACCTCTACCTGCGGCCCTGA